The genomic stretch CCCTTTGCCCCCTGCATTCCCCCCGTCAGAGCCAGCTTTCCATCACCCTGCCCAAAGGGAGGGTGAGTATCTCCGACCACCACAGCCACCTCTAGCAGCCGCCACAGACTTTTTACCTGTCAAGGATAGACCTGAAACTCCTCCCATCCCAGAACCCCCACCAGAGCCCAGTCCCCATCCCACCACAcctcctcctcaaacaccaGAACACTGCCCCTCACCCGGCTCCCCTACGCTAGATCCAGAGCGAAATAGCCTGGATTCCCGCATAGAGATGCTCCTCAaggaaaaaaggacaaaacatcTGCCGTTCCTCGAGGAGCGAGACTCGGACACTGAAGTGAGGATGGAGGGGAGTCCGatttcctcctcgtcctctcagCTCTCCCCGATCCCCCCTTACACGAGTGGCTCCCAAGGTGGCCAGCTAAACTCCCGCCCCTCCAGCACAGGTTTAGAGGACATCAGTCCCACCCCGCTACCAGACTCGGAAGATGAAGAGCCCATTCCTGGAACGGCCGCCTTGATCAAGAGAAGCAGCTCGCCTGTCCAGGAGAAGAAGAGCAACAGTGAGCTCAAAGACGGACACTTTCGAGTCCACACACCCACTGATACAATGGAAACGGTAAGCCAGAGGATGTTTTGTCATATTTGCATGAAACTTTTATCTTTGCCTGTAATGATTATAGGCAGTTATTTCAATATGCTAAGTATTTCCTATTTCACTGAAAGCAGCATCATGGagtgctaaatgttgctaaaagTAGCCTGTGTTGACTGTCCTGATTAGTTGATAGTAGCACAGTGCTGATAGTTACTTCCAGCTTTGAATGACAGTTAAACAGAAGACACCGGAAGTCAGGTCTAGTTTCAGTGCAGGTAGTAGACTTTCCCTTTTGTTTCATTGTGTTCTCTCTGCTTGGTAAAGGAAGTTTGAACAGTTATTATGCATGGAAGGTACCACAAAAAGGAGTCTCAGTGAAAATCTATCCTAATATTTGCTGTGTAGATTACCTGTATGTATTGTTAAATAACTTttatctagttttttttttttttttaaagactaggAATGGCATTAGAAAAAAAGTGTATCGCACACGTTGTATTCCTTGGAGTTATGAATGAAAACTATTCAATACAACTATTCATATTCAAACAAGTCGCTCTCCTTGTTTGAAGTCACAGTAAACACCATCTGGCTTGTTGGAAGTTGAGTTTCTAAATTTCGGtctaaaaaagagaaacaggagcCTCTCTGCTGTTGGGGAATTGGAACActcttgtttcctctttctTACACTCACCGCACACACTCGCATGCAGGAAGGCACAGTTTGGCTGGGGGCCCCATTCAGAAGTACACTCGCTGGTTTTTTTGCTGAGCCTGACAGCCACATTCGGCCCCGCAGCGTCCCACGTTCTCACATTTCAAGTTGTCAGAAAGTTGTCAGACAAAGCAAGCCGTGCGATCCGGTCATTTGCGTACGACGCCACTCCCACGATATGTTAACTCCACTCACTTTCATTTCTgcaactgttttaaaaaaaaaaaacctttttaaagctCATTAACAGCAAAGAAGATGATTTCACTCTGATATGTTTAACAATTAAACTTCTGGATAGAATAGCTCTCTTACTGCTCATGCATGTTTTGCACATCCTTTCAGTATAGACATAGAATCAGAGATGAAATATATCTGTAATGTTGAGAAAGTTCATGTCAAGGTGAGACCTCATGAAGAGATCTTTTAAACATAAGAATAATGTAATCCATAGCTGCGGGTACAAGGTACATCTTCAGTTATatagatttttaaatattaaataataaggTTCTGATTTAGCTCAACTGGTAGAGCAAGCGCCCCATGTAGACAGGCCACAGACCCCATCGCACTGGTCGCAGGTTCTACTCCCGGTCCTGATGCTAATTGGTGCATGTCAACCCCCAGTCTCTGTCCTCACACGTCCTGTCTCATCTTCAGCtttcctatcaaataaagacaaaaaagaaacacctcAATATGAATAATAACAAATAGTGGATAATTTCCCCTTAGCTCTAAGGAtaaagttactttaaaaaagtatcaccaatttatatttcaaaatataactttatatatataactttcatgaaaacatgtgaAATGCATTTACGCTCATTTGGcaaaacagtcagtcagtctgtctgtcagagaagaaatgtgaaaatTCAGTCTGTATTTATTCTGAAATTCTTTcataatgatttatttcttcTAAGTTATGCTACTGTAACACAAGTGTGAAATTGGATCTATCACTTAATGAAttaactgttttaaatgaatgtggtcAAAATGACAGTTTTAGCTGATTTAGGGAGAACAACTCAAAACTCTAATGTGTATTTTGCAATAGTAATCAAACAGCCGTACTGATACAAAATGTAAGAGTTCTATGGTAACACACATTACAAACACAATGACTGTGTCTGTGGTCCTCGTGTTAATACTGTTCTATATACTTTTTTATCTGCTGTGGTTTGAAGAgttaatattttaataaaaagcaAACAGATCTGTTTGGATTTGGGAGCGACTACGTGGggtcagctgtgtttgtgtttatagatGCTAAACTTTGAACTCAAATCAGTCCTCATATCACAGATCTTATATCATTTGGTGCTCTGATTTCAAAAGCCTGATTGACCTCTTTGACCTGTACAAAACATGTCAATGAATCTATGATAATGCTGATTAGAGATATTGTGGtgaaaataataagaaaaaaacaggtaaatCTGCTAAGTCATCATTGAGATCAGAGGGACATGTGATTAAACCTGTCAAATCTGTGAAGCTGTCCTGACCTGCTAAGTTTTCCTACAGGGTCATCAGTCGTCAGGGGAAGACATGGAGATCTCTGACGACGAGATGCCGGGGACTCCCATCACCAGTGGGGACTGTGGCCAGATGCAGACCATCACCATGCCTCCCCACGGCTTCACCCATATCCCCCACCAGGCCGGCTTCCCCATCCCACACCACCACCTGCACTCTGCCGTCCAGGGACACCCTGCTCACCTGGCTGCTCACCCCGGGGTGCCTCATCATTTGCTGCCCCACATGGGTCCCTACGCTCCGAGCATGATGCCGCTGGTGCAGATGGAGCTGATGAACTGCCTGCGCTGGGAGCAGTGGAGCACCGTCCCAATGTCCTTCCAGATGCAGCAGCAGATGCTGAGTCGCATTGCGCAGACTCGAGGGCCTTTTCCTTTCCCACATTTTTTGGACAGTGGTGCGTCGGGGCCCTATGGAGGACCTTATCAACCTCCGTCTATGGGTGCTACGCCTGCTAGCAGCACAGGAGCACCCGGACAGCAGTGGCAGCACCCCAGTATACCAAAGTTTAACCCCACCGTTCCACCTCCTGGATATGAGAGTAAAAAGGAGGATCCCCACAAAGCAACCGTAGACGGGGTGCTGCTCGTCATTGTCAAAGAGCTGAAGGCCATCATGAAGAGGGACCTCAACCGCAAGATGGTGGAGGTGGTGGCTTTCAGAGCCTTTGACGATTGGTGGGAAAAGAAGGAACGCTCAGCAAAGGTAagtcttttattttactttccAAGACCTAAACACAGTGTCACCTGCAGAGTATATCGAGCGATTATACACCAATTCATCAAACCGACTTCTACTTGTACACCCTGATACAACAGTCTCATATTGTCCAAATGATATGAAGTCATTATATCAGATAGAAGCAATGAATTCAGTGACGTTAGGATAAAATCACTCTGCTGGCATATCAGTGTATAAGTCAGCTGTACATTTTGAGAGCAGAATCCTGGATGAAGTAATGATGATTTTTGTTCTTgtagaatatttaaaaagaaacaactgaAACAACCATGCTATGTGCTTTTAACCAGTGTGTCATTTTGTCCAAcctacgcccccccccccaaaatctcacacttttacaaaacagcATTTTGTCAGGCACCGTTAATGAAAAGGTGACTAACTAAAACTTGAATGAGGATTCTGACAGCTTGTTGCTGGGATGCAAAAAAAGATGACTAAAGAAGTCTAGTTTAAGGACTAATGGTCGATAAATCTGTTCGTTTTGCTCTGGAAAATGTgccattatttacatttttcagcaCCTTGTAGAATCAACAATTAATGGAGAACTAGAAAATAATAACATACTCATCATTTACACGTGAAGGGGCGTGTGCATGATGAAAAGTGTTCTGTAGTCTGAatcaggtagaaaaaaaaaggatggatcTATTTTTTTAGAATAATGTATTGTTCAGAGTTAATACAGAAACACCTCAAAATGAAAattcttgtcttttttcctAGGCATCTTTGACTCCAGTGAAGGGTGCAGAGgggaaggaagaagaaaaacccAAACCCAAAGAGACCATGGGTTCAAGCCTGCTGGAGAACTGGAACAAGGGGGAGGGGCTGGGCTATGAGGGGATGGGCCTGGGGATTGGTTTGCGAGGAGCCATCCGCTTACCTTCCTTCAAGGTTAGCCTTTACATTTGTCTTTTAGATTACAAAGACAGGGGgggggatgtttttttgtttttttttttacatccactGGGTCACTGTCTGGTGCTTAATGGTTGCATGTTGTATTCAGGTGAAAAGAAAAGACCCACCTGAGACTACAGCAGTGGGAGACAACAAACGAGCACGACCCTCCACTCCTGTAGACGACGAGCTGGAGGACGAAGGTAACCACAAACTAAATACTAGTTTGTCCCTACATCTTCTTTTCAGATGgtcttttttcttcctgctgttGTCATTGTTAATTCATCCTGTTGTTCATTTCCATCAGACCGGGATCGAGAAGCCTCTGGACTCCCTTCAGATGATTCCAAAGTGGATGCCGATGGTTTGTCGGCAAAGCGACGGCACTCGCGTCCTCTTGAACTGGACAGTGAGGGCGAGGAGGAGGTGGACACCtcggggaaggaggaggagtcattATCAGACAGGGAGCAGGAGCCTGACGGAACGGAGGCTGCTGATAGGCTGTCCGGCAAAGTAAGCTGCTTTGGAACAGCGAACCATTTAATGTGTGTCTAAACTTTTACATGCGTGCGGTAgatatttattgatttgtttaaaatCCTCTTTCAGGAAAgtggtgatgatgacagtgatgatgaagacgaCTCATCCAGTGAAAGCGCTTCCTCAGATTCTTCTGATGATGGTACTTTGAAGAGCaacagttgtttgtttttttttgttttcttgtcttttattCTTGATATAAATCATTTCTATTCCCTTTTTCTCACGCGAGCAGAAAGTTCGGCTTCCTCCAAGGCCAGGTCGGACTCCTCAGGAGACAGCGATGACTCCTCTTCAGAGTACGAGTTAAGCtcggaagaggaggaggaggaggacgagaagGCTTCCCATGAAGTAGACAACGATGTCAAAAAGGCAGACACCTCCTCGACGTCTTCGTCCTCATCGTCTTCGTCTTCTgatgaagagggggaggaggcaAAGACCAAAGCATCAAGCCCTACTGCAAGACCGCTTTCAGAGGAAAAGGagaaccagaggaggagggaggagctgaGCAGTAAAGCTAACCACAGACCTCCAAGTCCTAAAGAGGAGGTCATGGAGGACAGGAAACCACCATCACCCAAAGGTCTCCTAGGTGAGTTTTTCACCCTTTTTTATACAGGATTCTGATAGAATAGGAATCATTTTCAAGGACAGATTTAAGAGCTtatatgttttatctttttatgaCTTCTAGTTAAAGAGCGAGTCATCAGTGTGGACGGAAAAATTCCCGTTGTGAAGTCTGAACCCCAGGAGCGGGTAGCGAACCTCCAGCCGTCTACACCCACAGGTGCCCTGCCTGACAGCGACCAGGAGACGAAGGCCAAAGGTAAAGCAGAGCCAGAGGAGGTCCCCTGCACCCCTGGTCGATTAGCCCCCGCCCACTTAGAAGCAAACACGCCTGTCCCCAAATCCACCTCTGCATCTTTAATGcacctccctctccctcctcacccAGCACTAGAAGGTCGCTCCCTCCTACACCCACCCCCCGGTCTTCTGCCTGACTTACCTCAACGGCCACGCCTCCCCACAGACGAGGACATCCCTCGCACGCCGGGCCGGGACCTGCTGGAGCGAGCCAGAAGCCTGGGCAAGTCTCACAGCACAGACACTGTGCCCAATACGCCCGGAAGTGACGCCCCGTTGACAGGTAGCAGCCTCCTGCTTAGCTCTCCCCACATCCCTGGTAGCCCCTTTTCCTACCCCTCACAGTCCCCTGTTCTTAGCGCTGGAGTCCCCCGCACTCCAGGAAGAGACCTAACCTTTACCCCTGTCTTCCCTGACCCTGCCGCACTAACTCTAAATAGGAAAATCTCCTCCGAGAGTATAGATGATAGACCAGTTTTTAAGGAGCCTCCTGTCAGTGTCCTGCCTAACCAAACTCTCTCAGCTGGAACAGAGCTCTCAGCTCGAGTCCCAGGCGATCTGCCCTCTGGTCTCACTGTAGATGTCCCTGTGCCATCAGATACCCCCTCCTCAAAGAAGAAACCTGGACgatccaaaaacaaaaagacctCGGCTCTCTCTGCATCTGAAGACTCTTTGGAGCTCTCATCGGAGTCCACCCTCCTGCCTCATGACGCACATCTCCGTGAACTGTCCATGCAAATGTCCTCCAAGTCCCCGGATCACCCGAGCCTGGACTTCAGGGAAGTGAAGGTGGAGCCTCAGACGGTTCTGCCTGCAGAAGACGGCTTCCTTTCCTACGACGACGAGGCCCCCGTGGTGGTGAAGCCGACGCGGAGGGCCCGGCGAAAATGGGAGGAGCTGTTACTGTCCCCTGTCACCTCGCCGCCCCGGCCGTACTTCAACCCACGCTCCGAATTTGAGGAGATGACCATCCTTTACGACATCTGGAATGAGGGGATAGACGAGGAGGACATGAGGCTTCTGCAGATTACCTATGACAAGATGCTGCAGCAGGATAACGGCAACGACTGGCTCAACGACACGCTTTGGGTCAACCATCCTGATATCCTTTACTGCTAAAGTTAATAATTGTGTTCAGGGAACTTAAATAACACTGTTTTGTACTGTGTGTAACAAATAGCAGCCCCCCCTGGTGGTGAAAAGATGGAAGTTTTCGGCTGGTATTGCTTTTAATCTGCTGAAGTCTGGTTGCATTCTAGCTATGGTTTAAAGTGTTTCCAGTTTCTTCCTTGACTTCCCTGCACCAACCAACATCCTGGGcgtgaagaaaaagagaagagacgACGGCATGAGGGATCACATGACCGGATGTGCGAGAAGCGAGGGATACTACAAGATCGACAAGAAGGACAAGATCAAATACCTCCAGAGCACGAAGCTGCAGTCGGAGGAGCCGCCGATGGACACAcaggtggggggaaaaaaaaatgtttcctggTTATTTCAAACTGCATATTTGGACAAACAAATCTAATTCCCTGTCCTCCCTCTAGGGTATGAGTATTCCTGCACAGGTGCACGCCTCTACCAGATCTGGTTCAGAGCGGCGGTCGGAGCAGAGGCGGTTGCTCTCCTCGTTTGCGTGTGACAGTGACCTGCTGAAGTTCAACCAGCTGAAGGTAAACACCGACAAACAGAATTTTGCTCCAGCAGCTGAAACGTAGAAAAGAATTGTGAACAGGGGCATAAGacattcacacagacacagatgtcATCGACATAACTTTAATCCTGAAAGCCAGACCCAGGCGGCTTGTCTGTTACTAAAAGTGACACCTTGCTCCACTTTTTTCCTCTTAGTTCCGAAAGAAAAGGATCAGATTCTGCAGGTCGCACATCCACGACTGGGGTCTGTTTGCCATGGAGCCTATCGCTGCGGATGAAATGGTCATCGAGTACGTGGGGCAGAACATCAGACAGGTGAGATGCAGCTGATTGGTTGGTTTgaagtgggtttttttctctGGGTATGTACaatgtttcatcattattattttctaacattatttttattgattttcaaatacaaaacaataacagctcAGTGCACTTCAGCAAAGTATTTGCATAGTTGGTCCAGTAGTCACATTCAGCATCTACCGGTATAGTATACATGTGATTAACAGTGATGTTGTACAATAGCAAGATAATCATTCAGGGATCATTATGATAAGTTGCACTTAACATTTAGAAGATTCAAAGGCTTctcccatttttcttttaaagagatGAGTCTTTCCTCCGATACAGTATCTTAACCTTTCTAACGTCACAACATCAGATATCAGAGAGTTCCACAAGTGAACAGTAAGGGATTCATCCCCAACCCATTGTGTCATTATAGCCTTCCTAGCCAACATTAAAAGAAATTGGATTATGTCCTTATGTTCCTTTAAAGGGCTCGGTAGACTTCCTAGGAGGCATAGAAGTGGGCCAGGAGGCAGTTGTTGTCCTATCATCGTGCCTATTTCTCCACATAGTGCCTTCCAAAATAATTGCATTTTTTCACACTCCCAAAGACAATGCATTCTAGTTCCAGTATTAGCTTTGCATTTGGAACATATTTGGGAAGCTCCTGTTGTGAACTTACTATAAACATATGGAGATATAAAAACATTATGTATTGTACTGCATCTCCTTATATCTGTTACAGATTGAAATCTTGGAGGGTAACATCAGAattgtttcatcattttttttttaaactgaatgaatctgttttatcattatattttatttacacttcAGAAAATTtagaaaaatcatttttgaaaCCAATTTATAGACATTTTTAGACTTCTGAATATACAGTAGCATTTTTCAGACTGCAGGAACTTCTTGATTGCTCTACAACTGTTGGAACCCTGCACCTTTTAATTGATTCCGCTCTGCAGCAGAACCTTAtctgctcctgcttcagagtccccatggtgtgtagtATTCAGGGAACTCtctagtggatagttcctctaaCTTACGATATTCAAAAAGTGtaatctcagtttttttttttagtacagAACACAACTTAGAATAAAATGCTGAAGTGCTCCAGCAAACCCTGGATCAAAAATAACTTCTACCTACATAACCCAAAGGTGGAAACAAGCGTGATTTTATAACAGTCAAAGTTCAGCATGTAAATAATTCACTAAAtcattgaaacaaaaatgttacAAAGTTACCTTTATACGGGACTCTTTACAGCCTCTTCTTTATTGAACACACTATCTCAGATGTAAACAGTTAGTCAGATTTGTCATTAAAGCAGGACTGCAGCCGAGCATGTTGGCTAATCGTGTTTAAAAGTACCAGAGCTACTGAAGCGATCAAGCACCACACATAGAGGCAATGACTGTAGAGAGCAAGTGGATAGTCTATGTCCAAAATGGTTTCATTTCAAAGCTCACAAACTTGTAACCTTTGACTATTCTTCCCTTCACAAGGTGATTGCGGACATGCGGGAGAAGCGCTACGAGGAGGAGGGCATCGGCAGCAGCTACATGTTCCGCGTGGACCACGACACCATCATAGACGCTACCAAGTGTGGCAACTTTGCCCGTTTcatcaaccacagctgcaaTGTAAGATAACATCCACGTCATCCACGTTTAGTTTGTCTACGCATCAGTGCTGCACATTTCTcacttgtttgtcttttctttacaGCCTAACTGTTATGCGAAGGTGATCACGGTGGAGTCTCAAAAGAAGATCGTGATCTACTCCAGACAGCCGATTAACGTCAACGAGGAGATCACATACGACTACAAGTTCCCCATCGAGGACGAGAAGATCCCCTGTTTGTGCGGGGCGGAGAACTGCAGGGGAACGCTCAATTAACGTCCATTTGAGGTGGATCCCCTCCTGTATGTGAAAGTGCTATCCTTGAACTGAAGTTTCACAGAGGAGACTTCAGGTGAGGGGAAAGTGAAGGGGAAATATCCTTGCTTCCCGTAAGGTGCTCTTCACATATTAAAATCTAGATTGTTTACGATTTATGGTgctcttgaaataaaaaaaaaacaacagcatagTTTTTTACCTCTGCCAGTGATTACCCAGAATTACGAAAACACTTGACTTGCTGGTACAGCAtccccctccccttctcctGTCAACACAGGACAGTATTTGAGCATGGTTTCTTCCACATCCAGTCCTGCtttgtacagttttttttttacactttcccCCCCCTCTGGGTTGTCTCATAAGCTTTACCTACACCACACTCggttaaagaaacacaaacacaaacatgttcagCTGCTTTCTAACGCTGTTGAGGCGCACAAACCTGAGGCCTGAACACATGGCAGACAGCGGATGGCAGCAGAGTGTCGTGGCCGGGCCAACTCCTGCCTTTCACTCCCGCCTCCTCCGCACAAGTTATCTTTACGTGGAAAATAACTGACGGaagttcaaagaaaaaaaaaaaacaagcaaaaaaaattgGTCTAAACCCACCGCAAATTCTGGAATACCAGCCAATTATGGATCATGCTGCTCTCTATTtgtttatgcaaaaaaaaaaaagttcaaatgaaaGTGGAACGTTTGTATTAatgatatttcagtgttttcccAGTTTTTGTTAAGGTAGTCCTCTTCTCGCTTGTTCCTCAAAGACACTATAtacgtgtgtgaatgtgtgaatgtgtgtcctGGTTGAGTTGATCATATCTTGTGAATGCGAGTGCACTGCCCCCTGTAGGCCGCTTGAGAGAAACTCCAACTAAtcatgcagagaaagaaaagtgaatCATCACCTGTCTTTCATCCACTGGGCAGTGTTCAAACTAAGTTTCGAAGAAAAcataatttgtcatttttaagtGCCATATGATTGTGTTATTGTCTGTGCTTAAGATGAGCAGCAGGTGACCAATTCAAAAGACTTGTACAAAAAGTTGCTGCCTATTTTTTCCAGCGCTGCGGGTGTTGATGACGATGTTTTTTTCGGCTTTTTGACCGTCACTAATAGATTCCTGTTCATCTGAAACACTTGATTACTTCTACagtgttgttgatgatgatgatgactgcAAGACAGACATGTTTGTCTGTCCCAGACAGACAGCAAGGGTTCTTCTTTCTTTATGATCtcattaagataaaaaaataatgcactCGAGGCTTGCACTTCTGCTTAGCAACTCCCTCAAGACCAAGTAGATCATTGCTTTTTCATTCAGTTTgattaatgttttgtttttgtttttcaccatTGATGTTTATATTGTATATGATTACTTGTACAGAAGatctaaagctttttttttttaccttcacaGGGGTTACACTTTTATGATGcatctctctctatttctctttttttaacaaaagacTGAGTATTTAAAGATATTTTCAGGGATCTGTAAAAGGAATCTAAGGATTTAAAAGgttgtttatttaaagaaaaaggtcCACTGTGTACAGGAAAGGTCTCCACCTCCTTTTTGGAAAGATTGTTTCTTGTAGAAACGTCTTCATTTTCTGCCCATTTGCTTCCTAATCCTAGAATCTGTAAATACTGTAACTGTGAAtactatataaatatatatatatatttttgttccCTGGGATTTGCTACATAAACTCAGCTCAGAGATCTATGTAAAATACAAGACAGGAGATGAGCTGGTAGCAGGAAAATTCAGCTTGTGtcaagcttgtttttttttattttctgttgtaaattCTATGAAAAGTTGTTTGCggtgtggaggaaaaaaaaggtgcagaaTCGGCATGGGAAGAGGATTGAGGCATCAGCCTGTTTCTTAGGTCTATTTATTACACGACAAAtgtatgaaaaaggaaaatggaaaTAAAGCAATTTTGCATACATCCATAAAAggctgttgttttcttgtgaagCATCAAGTGAGCAGTATTTATGAGAAGACACTGTCCTCCTTTAGCTGAATGTTCTTGAATGGAGACTGATGGCAGCAGCAGAGCAAACAATGCCTCTGTGTCAGGCTGGTTTGATAGAGAAAAAGGTCATGTGATCCACTGACCTCCAAACACACAGCCAGTAGAAAAAAGGTCACCAAGACATaccttgtttaaaaaacaaggtTTGGTACAATTGAAGAAACGATTTACTCGATTAAGAGAGTATGAGTTGAGGTGCGAGAGCTCGCATGGCAAAAAGTCTGATTGGTCCTATTACCACTTCACTTTTGTTCTCGTTATGTGAGAAACTCTCATCATACCATGTATTTGCTTGGTTGTGTAAATTGAAAGATGTCACATTTATGCGGACAAACCTTGACAAATTTGCAAcccacaaaataaaagccttttttgcATAATAGCCACTGTCTCAACAAACGGGAAGCAATAAGTAATGCCTCCCACTTGCCAAAAATGGTGAATGTTACACAAGCTAAGACATGGTGTTTATTGTTTGAGTACAGTAATTAATATGAATAtcataaatgtaaaaaggtGGAGATTTTATGTGTAATTCTTCAAATCCATTGCTACATTGATGCTGGTggaaaatatgcaaatgatGTAAACGTGTAGGTACAAGAAATCATTTGCATGCTGAATGCAGGAGTGCTTATAGCCTAAGTTTACTTTgtagtctgtgtttttaatgggCCTTTTTTTGACTAGTCATGGTAGGACATAAACAGGTGTTACCAATGACATTGATGATGGCTCTGTTCCATTCAAGTGTAGCCTATCAGTAAGCTGTCAGTTAGCCACAATGTAAAGTAGCACAGATGGCACACTGGGAAACAGGGAAGGCTAAATGCATTCAGCcctttttaaaagtaatgaaTTACACCAGTGATTTTCCTTTTAAGTGTCAGTGAAAAAGGACTTTTGTGGGATAAGTTGAAGCAGACTTAGCGGTTGTACCACTGCTGGCTTGTCAGTGGCTAAAGCTAGTTGGCCTATTCGTTACTTTTATATTCATGCTCACAATACACTAGAAAGTAATATAATATtcacaaatacttttttttttaaactattctCAACTAAATTTTCATTGAATCActtgatgttgatgtttcagtaACATTTATTTGCCTTTCCCTTTCTTTGTAACCATGCTAGCAGCACATAGTACTAAATGTTAGAATTTGAATTATAACAACCTGCAAATGATATCACATTCCCATAAGCCTCAGCCTAAATTTATGTTTGgctataattaaaaaatattaacaAGCTGTTTAAGTGTAGTAGCATTAGCTTGTGGTGAAAACATCATGCTGAGTGGGAAAGACCCTCAGTCATAAAAACATGGCTGCCATCAGAAAAACAATGACTCTGAAGACATGTAAGACATAAGACATGTATTATGTAGGTTATTTAACAGTTGTACATTTTCAATGCACACAGCTATCATAAAACATTTAGTAactatttaacattttacagtACTTAAtcttcacagtttgtttttctatgtCAATtgttttgtacatgtgtgaaagtTCTACATTTAAATGTCAAGTTTGGGTAAACAACAGTAAAAAACATGATACATGTTCAAGTTTTTCTTAATTGGGA from Labrus bergylta chromosome 17, fLabBer1.1, whole genome shotgun sequence encodes the following:
- the setd1ba gene encoding histone-lysine N-methyltransferase SETD1B-A isoform X1, which produces MSKPGERNRLNEDHGRKQSSSLANGMDSHPVCGSAEKRSHHWRSYKLIIDPALKKGSHKLYRYDGQTFNMPNPGMPPVDMVRDPRIGRLWTKYKETDLPVPKFKIDECYIGPVPPKEVTFARLNDNIREGFLTDMCKKFGDIEEVEILYNPKNKKHLGIAKVVFETVKAAKVAVQSLHDTSVMGNIIHVELDPKGENRLRYFQLLMNGSYTPRTLPVGGEEAREISPRSLAEALLACEPIRRLSESSVSAVGGTLPPSSSTTPLSLETGYSSLRQDTPQSQGTPHTPRQTGTPFSQDSNFSSRQSTPAYQSGRPESSGAYKSRRHESKFQDAYNRRPERPQYRSNMFRSTTSSESFKPHQLTPPEPPPSTPSFTYTAPPPATPNFKSAFSPYQAPLPPAFPPSEPAFHHPAQREGEYLRPPQPPLAAATDFLPVKDRPETPPIPEPPPEPSPHPTTPPPQTPEHCPSPGSPTLDPERNSLDSRIEMLLKEKRTKHLPFLEERDSDTEVRMEGSPISSSSSQLSPIPPYTSGSQGGQLNSRPSSTGLEDISPTPLPDSEDEEPIPGTAALIKRSSSPVQEKKSNSELKDGHFRVHTPTDTMETGHQSSGEDMEISDDEMPGTPITSGDCGQMQTITMPPHGFTHIPHQAGFPIPHHHLHSAVQGHPAHLAAHPGVPHHLLPHMGPYAPSMMPLVQMELMNCLRWEQWSTVPMSFQMQQQMLSRIAQTRGPFPFPHFLDSGASGPYGGPYQPPSMGATPASSTGAPGQQWQHPSIPKFNPTVPPPGYESKKEDPHKATVDGVLLVIVKELKAIMKRDLNRKMVEVVAFRAFDDWWEKKERSAKASLTPVKGAEGKEEEKPKPKETMGSSLLENWNKGEGLGYEGMGLGIGLRGAIRLPSFKVKRKDPPETTAVGDNKRARPSTPVDDELEDEDRDREASGLPSDDSKVDADGLSAKRRHSRPLELDSEGEEEVDTSGKEEESLSDREQEPDGTEAADRLSGKESGDDDSDDEDDSSSESASSDSSDDESSASSKARSDSSGDSDDSSSEYELSSEEEEEEDEKASHEVDNDVKKADTSSTSSSSSSSSSDEEGEEAKTKASSPTARPLSEEKENQRRREELSSKANHRPPSPKEEVMEDRKPPSPKGLLVKERVISVDGKIPVVKSEPQERVANLQPSTPTGALPDSDQETKAKGKAEPEEVPCTPGRLAPAHLEANTPVPKSTSASLMHLPLPPHPALEGRSLLHPPPGLLPDLPQRPRLPTDEDIPRTPGRDLLERARSLGKSHSTDTVPNTPGSDAPLTGSSLLLSSPHIPGSPFSYPSQSPVLSAGVPRTPGRDLTFTPVFPDPAALTLNRKISSESIDDRPVFKEPPVSVLPNQTLSAGTELSARVPGDLPSGLTVDVPVPSDTPSSKKKPGRSKNKKTSALSASEDSLELSSESTLLPHDAHLRELSMQMSSKSPDHPSLDFREVKVEPQTVLPAEDGFLSYDDEAPVVVKPTRRARRKWEELLLSPVTSPPRPYFNPRSEFEEMTILYDIWNEGIDEEDMRLLQITYDKMLQQDNGNDWLNDTLWVNHPATNILGVKKKRRDDGMRDHMTGCARSEGYYKIDKKDKIKYLQSTKLQSEEPPMDTQGMSIPAQVHASTRSGSERRSEQRRLLSSFACDSDLLKFNQLKFRKKRIRFCRSHIHDWGLFAMEPIAADEMVIEYVGQNIRQVIADMREKRYEEEGIGSSYMFRVDHDTIIDATKCGNFARFINHSCNPNCYAKVITVESQKKIVIYSRQPINVNEEITYDYKFPIEDEKIPCLCGAENCRGTLN